In Zingiber officinale cultivar Zhangliang chromosome 3B, Zo_v1.1, whole genome shotgun sequence, a single window of DNA contains:
- the LOC122055912 gene encoding P-loop NTPase domain-containing protein LPA1-like: MADVQKLLYIVVVDEGVSGGVDGEEGKEQRPSSFRYTRSGLQSTLQLMGCKARHAFKISRRVFDVMRCSDGSLSPDATSSDLGKTPSNEENEFETTSGSGLANITNQLTGENVDTSCAMPFELYKRLTTVVCSMEYFLDVVCGALEQYKYFGPNQRADLLLACRIREKKESVTVLLCGTSGCGKSTLSSLLGSRLGITTVISTDSIRHMMRSFVDEKQNPLLWSSTYHAGECLDPVAVSEAKAKRKAKKLAVISHIKEEALDGASNEKPDGRSHDLVQGTELIGKKQMAIEGFKAQSEMVIDSLDRLITAWEERKESVIVEGVHLSLNFVMGLMKKHPSIIPFMIYITNEEKHMERFAVRAKYMTLEPAKNKYVKYIQNIRAIQEYLCKRADKHLVPKVNNTNVDRSVAAIHATVFGCLRRREAGEQLYDPTTNTVSVIHDEYRNQCAADTLSSKGMFQLIQRQGSSRHLMALVNTDGSVAKAWPVETVGHSAKFSSGNGSEKSVGNPMYGPLQIGKAEPVNLQFGNFGISAWPNDTCGTSQTGSIDDTRADGTDTGSRYFSSCCSSPKGSDWHAKELKEEIFVSGSEEEADYPDRDSDEDFSDIDQENHDEVEGSVDENSTKSDEEYEDLAMQDDMENGYRTDEDDDELTNLKKIADNGKKPVVDDGIAADKYQHNLDLFLKMSMDVVEPPFAYASLPERNRKSTSMAERRRTMSDSIQFQSQTKIITSIGE; this comes from the exons ATGGCTGATGTGCAGAAGTTATTGTACATCGTGGTGGTGGACGAGGGGGTGAGTGGAGGCGTCGATGGCGAGGAAGGGAAGGAGCAGAGGCCGTCGTCGTTCCGCTACACGCGATCGGGGCTCCAGAGCACGCTGCAGCTGATGGGCTGCAAGGCGCGGCATGCTTTTAAG ATTAGCAGAAGAGTATTTGATGTGATGAGGTGTTCAGATGGGAGTTTGTCTCCTGATGCCACAAGCTCAGATTTGGGAAAAACTCCATCCAATGAGGAGAACGAATTTGAAACAACCAGTGGTTCTGGCCTGGCTAACATAACTAACCAGTTGACTGGAGAGAATGTAGATACAAGCTGTGCAATGCCTTTTGAATTGTATAAAAGGCTAACAACTGTTGTTTGTTCAATGGAATACTTTCTAGACGTTGTTTGTGGCGCTCTTGAGCAATATAAGTATTTTGGTCCGAATCAAAGGGCGGACTTGCTCCTAGCTTGCAG GATTCGAGAAAAGAAGGAATCTGTGACGGTGCTTTTGTGCGGCACCAGTGGTTGTGGAAAGTCTACTTTGTCGTCTTTACTG GGAAGCAGACTGGGAATAACAACTGTCATTTCTACTGATTCTATACGCCATATGATGAGGAGCTTTGTGGATGAAAAGCAAAACCCACTTCTTTGGTCTTCAACTTATCATGCTGGGGAATGTCTAGATCCGGTGGCAGTTTCGGAAGCAAAAGCTAAACGTAAAGCAAAAAAACTTGCAGTCATTTCACACATCAAGGAAGAAGCACTTGATGGAGCTTCTAATGAAAAACCAGATGGTAGATCTCATGATCTAGTTCAGGGAACTGAGTTAATCGGGAAAAAACAAATGGCTATTGAAGGTTTTAAAGCACAAAGTGAGATGGTGATAGACAGTCTTGACCGACTAATCACAGCTTGGGAAGAGCGAAAAGAGTCTGTAATTGTTGAGGGCGTACATTTGAGCCTCAACTTTGTG ATGGGACTGATGAAGAAGCATCCTTCCATAATACCATTTATGATTTACATAACAAATGAAGAAAAACATATGGAAAGGTTTGCCGTCCGTGCTAAATATATGACATTGGAGCCAGCAAAGAATAAATATGTTAAGTATATCCAAAACATCAGAGCAATTCAAGAATATCTTTGTAAGAGGGCTGATAAGCATCTGGTGCCTAAAGTTAATAATACAAATGTCGACAGGAGTGTGGCAGCTATCCATGCAACAGTTTTTGGTTGTTTACGCAGGCGAGAGGCAGGCGAGCAGCTTTATGACCCAACTACAAATACAGTCTCTGTAATACATGATGAGTACCGAAACCAGTGTGCTGCAGATACTCTTAGTTCCAAGGGAATGTTTCAGCTAATTCAGAGACAAGGATCGTCTCGACATCTAATGGCTCTTGTTAATACAGACGGATCTGTTGCCAAAGCCTGGCCGGTTGAGACAGTTGGTCATAGTGCAAAATTTTCctcaggaaatggaagtgaaaaAAGTGTGGGAAACCCCATGTATGGCCCCTTGCAGATTGGGAAGGCTGAGCCAGTTAATCTTCAGTTTGGTAACTTTGGGATCAGTGCTTGGCCAAATGATACATGCGGTACAAGTCAAACAGGGAGCATCGATGACACGAGAGCTGATGGCACTGACACTGGTAGTAGATACTTTTCTTCCTGTTGTAGTTCCCCAAAGGGATCGGATTGGCATGCCAAAGAG CTCAAGGAAGAAATTTTCGTGTCTGGCAGTGAAGAAGAAGCTGACTATCCTGATAGGGATAGTGATGAGGATTTTAGTGATATCGACCAAGAGAATCATGATGAG GTTGAAGGTTCAGTCGATGAAAACTCTACGAAGTCAGACGAGGAGTATGAGGATTTGGCTATGCAAGATGACATGGAAAATGGGTATAGAACTGatgaagacgacgatgaactgaCAAATCTAAAGAAAATTGCAGATAATGGAAAGAAACCAGTCGTCGATGATGGTATTGCTGCAGATAAGTACCAGCACAACCTCGACCTTTTCCTGAAGATGAGCATGGATGTTGTCGAACCACCCTTTGCTTATGCTTCTCTTCCCGAGAGGAACAGAAAAAGCACCAGCATGGCAGAAAGAAGGCGAACCATGAGCGACTCTATTCAATTCCAAAGCCAGACTAAAATCATCACGAGTATTGGGGAATAG